The region ATTTTGGATTTTCGATTTTGGATTTTGGATTCCGCCAATCGAAAATCCAAAATCCAAAATCACCGGTGGGCCGGCGCTCGCAAGCTCGCTCGCTCCCACCCTACGTTCGCACGAGTGTTGCTGTTAAAAACGGAGAAGCCGGAAATGTGGCGCGCCTTGTTTCTTGCCTTGGGGATTTATTGCTGCGTGCTGGGGGCCGAATGCCTCGTGATTGAGAAGGCCACCATGCCTTCTCGCGGCGAACAGCGCGGCATGTTTGGTCTTGCCGCCCCCAAACGAGAACTCACGCCCTCCGACTGGGCGCCGTGGAGCCTGCTGTCGGCGGGCACCGTGACGATTCTCTACTCGTTCACGCTGCCGCAACGCCTGCACAAGGCACCCTAGCTACCAGCCCATGACCATGTTCGATTCGATGACTTTGCGCGCCCGTTCCAGGTCGGAACCGGTCTCGTGCATGTAAAGCCGAATGGCATGGACTTTGTCGCCGGCGGCCTTCGAGAGGCAGTCGCGTGCCGTGTGGCAAACATCGACTTGCCCGGCAATGCCCAGGGCACTCTTGGAAATCACCCAGGTGTCGCGGGGGCGTTTGGTCAGCCGCAGCACCCGTTCGCTGGGATAGGCGTCGTGAACCACGGCGGCGGCGGCGTCTTGATCGTGGGCCCAGGTGATAATAATGTGCGACTCTGTTTCCACTTCGAACAGTGGCATCGAGCGGTCCTCCTTTCCACGGGGAGAGAGATGAGATAGGCCGAATCGTGGTATGATCGGCGCTCTACACCCGATGGTACGGTTCCCCGCTTC is a window of Pirellulales bacterium DNA encoding:
- a CDS encoding DUF6793 family protein — translated: MPLFEVETESHIIITWAHDQDAAAAVVHDAYPSERVLRLTKRPRDTWVISKSALGIAGQVDVCHTARDCLSKAAGDKVHAIRLYMHETGSDLERARKVIESNMVMGW